A segment of the Siphonobacter curvatus genome:
AGCATTTATTCTCGACCTATGAAGTATTTTCTGGGGATTGAAATTGGCTCGGGCAAGATTCATTTAGCCGTAGCCGATGAAACATACACCATCACTGAACACATACGCCGGGATGTAGTGCCGGGGAATACTGCGGAAGATCTGAGAGCCCAGATCGAGGAAGTCATCGATGATTTGCAGACCCGCTATCGGTTTTCTTCAATGTGCGTAGGTTTTGGGGGGCCGGTAGATTGGCGGCAGGGGAAAACCATTCAATCGTACCGCATTGAAGGTTGGAAAAATTTTGATTTATCCGATTGGCTGGAAGATCACTTGCATTGTCCGTCTTGGGTAGAGAACGACGCCAACCTGGCTGCCTTAGCCGAGGCCATTCAGGGAGCGGGTAAAAACTACGCTACCGTATTTTATCTGAAACTCGGGCACGGTATTGGGGGCGGCCTGATTCAGAAAGGGCAAATTTATCACGGAGCCCGACCCGGTGAATCAGAAATTGGAAAGATACGGCTCGATCGCTCTGGTACTACGCTGGAATCCGTTGCTTCCGTACGAGCCATTATCCAACGCATTGAAGAAGAAGTTGCTAAACAACCCGATGGCCCACTGGCTCAGGCGGTGGCTGCTGGGCAAGGCGTTTCCTACCTAATTCAGGCCCTGGCAAATGGTGATTCACTGGCCGAACAATTGCTCAATGAAACGGCCGATCAATTAGCCTTTGCTCTGTCCCACGTTGTTCATCTGTTTCACCCTGACCTCATTGTACTCAGTGGAGGCGTTCCTGAACTCACGGAAAAGCTGAGTCAGGTGATCGACCAAAAGCTTTCTGCGTACGTCATGGAAGCCTTTCTTCCCTTACCCAAAATAGCCCTGGCTCAGTTACAGGACGAAGCCGTGGTAAGAGGAGCATTGCTCGTCGCCCGGCAAAATAGTTATTTATAAAAAAAGGCCATAACGCGAGTTCTGGCCTTTTTTATGACTTTACTCTGTGGCCTGTTCGATACGTTCGGATGCCCTTAATAATGAATCTTCGCTTCGTTCCTTTTCCACTCGTCAAAGGCTGCCTGAGCACCTTCCGTCGGGAGGTGAATCATGGGTAGACCACGTTCGGATGGCGGCAGGGCTACCTGCTCATAAATAAAGGAGTCATCAAAACCAGCGTCGCTGGCTTGTTCATGCGTGCAGGCGTAATACACGCGATCGGGGCGAGCCCAGAAAATGGCTCCCAGACACATGGGGCACGGTTCGCAGGAAGTGTACAGTTCACAACCCGACAACTGGTGCGTGCCTAAATACGTACAGGCTTCCCGAATGGCAACAATCTCGGCGTGGGCCGTGGGGTCATGGCTGGAGGTAACGCGGTTATGTCCGCGTCCAATGATTACCCCGTCTTTCACAATAACGGCACCAAAGGGACCGCCTAGTCCGGCCCGTTGGCCCTGAAAGGAAAGCTCAATAGCTTCTTGGATATACTGATTCATGGCTAAAATTCATAAACAGTTCATATAACTAAAATAAATACAGACGGTTTTCAGACCATTGATGAAAGTTAAAATCCATTCATCCGTTCTTCCGCACGTAAGCATGGCACAGGATTTGGGCCTTCTCCGGAAAATCCCTAGAATTGCCTGTGATTCAACTTTTATCCTATCTATTCATAGACTACAATGGACTATCAACCACTGCCTCCTTCGCAACCGCCCATGAGTGAATCCGATGCCCGTACCTGGGCCATGCTGGCTCACCTGAGTAGCATCGTGGCTAGTTTCCTGGGGGGACTTTCGTTTCTTGGCCCCCTCATCGTTTGGCTGATTTACCGCGAGCGTTCTACGTACGTGGACTACCACGGCAAAGAGGCCCTGAATTTTCAGATTCTCATGTCGATCGCCTTTGTGGGTTGTATCATTCTGGGAATACTGACCTGCGGCGTAGGGCTAATTATCTTACCCGTCGTTGCCGTGCTTGATATTGTCTTTGTAGTCATTGCGGCAATCAAAGCAAACAACGGTGAGTATTATCAATATCCTTTCAACTGGCGGATCGTAAAGTAGTAGCCAGCGGTTCAAACAAGAAGAGCCATCAACCGTCGGTTGATGGCTCTTCTTGTTAAGAAAACCCTCTTACTTGGGTTTAGAAAACTCCTGACGAGCCTGGGCTGCGGAGGCTTCATTGGTGAAAATTCGGGTTTCGCGACGGCGAATGGCCCACCAGATGCCAAGCAAACCAAACAAAACGGCCGGAATACTGAGTAGCTGACCGAGGTTGTACGTCATCTGGTCTTCAAACGTTACCTGGTTCTCTTTGTAAAATTCATACACGAAACGCAGTACGAATACGACGACCATGAAAAGTCCCGTAAGTATACCTTGAGGCAGACTGGTTTTGTATCGATTCCAGATGGAATACAACACAACACAAAGAATCAGGCAGGAAATGGCTTCGTACAACTGAGCCGGGTGTCGGGGATCGGGTGAAAATTCGGTGTTGTTTAGGAAGACAAAGGCCCAGGGTACATCCGTAACCTTTCC
Coding sequences within it:
- a CDS encoding ROK family protein; this translates as MKYFLGIEIGSGKIHLAVADETYTITEHIRRDVVPGNTAEDLRAQIEEVIDDLQTRYRFSSMCVGFGGPVDWRQGKTIQSYRIEGWKNFDLSDWLEDHLHCPSWVENDANLAALAEAIQGAGKNYATVFYLKLGHGIGGGLIQKGQIYHGARPGESEIGKIRLDRSGTTLESVASVRAIIQRIEEEVAKQPDGPLAQAVAAGQGVSYLIQALANGDSLAEQLLNETADQLAFALSHVVHLFHPDLIVLSGGVPELTEKLSQVIDQKLSAYVMEAFLPLPKIALAQLQDEAVVRGALLVARQNSYL
- a CDS encoding nucleoside deaminase codes for the protein MNQYIQEAIELSFQGQRAGLGGPFGAVIVKDGVIIGRGHNRVTSSHDPTAHAEIVAIREACTYLGTHQLSGCELYTSCEPCPMCLGAIFWARPDRVYYACTHEQASDAGFDDSFIYEQVALPPSERGLPMIHLPTEGAQAAFDEWKRNEAKIHY
- a CDS encoding DUF4870 domain-containing protein is translated as MDYQPLPPSQPPMSESDARTWAMLAHLSSIVASFLGGLSFLGPLIVWLIYRERSTYVDYHGKEALNFQILMSIAFVGCIILGILTCGVGLIILPVVAVLDIVFVVIAAIKANNGEYYQYPFNWRIVK